The following coding sequences lie in one Apium graveolens cultivar Ventura chromosome 3, ASM990537v1, whole genome shotgun sequence genomic window:
- the LOC141711221 gene encoding pentatricopeptide repeat-containing protein At5g16860-like, translating to MLPGETDQPIPFAEGVIHNVPVPDYQPGTANGNNQSSATIPLMDEGELESLVSLFASLPGEDFDDYMQKNSIKPSGPDVLIVALWLYTTDTKLTLRLGGWVFGILCPWVVVKKGFVECNVFVCNVLTMMYFKSGVLRDARKVFDEMCHIGVEDVVRGIRLWLCTCRVGDVKGALRLFERWGEGGVWCEGGCVWRRGKEVHGYALRSGLSQDVFVGNAIVDMNAKCELMDDVSKVTERIKVTDVVFWNAMVTGYFQVRRFEDALSMFEMIKSGEEVWY from the exons ATGCTTCCTGGTGAGACTGATCAACCAATCCCGTTTGCAGAAGGAGTTATCCACAATGTTCCTGTGCCCGATTATCAACCTGGCACTGCAAACGGGAACAATCAATCATCAGCGACTATTCCATTGATGGACGAAGGTGAGCTCGAGTCCCTAGTATCGCTTTTTGCTTCATTACCAGGGGAAGATTTCGACGACTACATGCAGAAAAACTCGATAAA GCCTTCTGGGCCTGATGTATTGATAGTGGCTCTATGGCTGTACACTACTGACACTAAGTTG ACTTTAAGATTAGGGGGATGGGTTTTTGGGATTTTGTGTCCATGGGTTGTGGTTAAGAAAGGGTTTGTGGAGTGTAATGTGTTTGTTTGTAATGTGCTTACGATGATGTATTTTAAGAGTGGGGTTTTGAGGGATGCGCGGAAGGTATTTGATGAAATGTGTCATATAGGGGTTGAGGATGTTGTTCGTGGAATTCGATTGTGGCTGTGTACGTGTAGAGTGGGGGATGTTAAGGGTGCGTTGAGGTTGTTTGAGAGGTGGGGAGAAGGGGGAGTTTGGTGTGAGGGTGGATGCG TGTGGAGGAGAGGGAAGGAGGTTCACGGGTATGCGCTTCGGAGTGGGCTTTCTCAGGATGTGTTTGTGGGGAATGCTATTGTGGATATGAATGCAAAGTGTGAGTTGATGGATGATGTGAGTAAAGTGACTGAGAGGATAAAGGTGACAGATGTTGTTTTTTGGAATGCAATGGTTACCGGGTATTTTCAGGTTAGGAGGTTTGAAGATGCTTTGAGCATGTTTGAGATGATAAAAAGTGGAGAAGAGGTTTGGTATTGA